A portion of the Gemmatimonas sp. genome contains these proteins:
- a CDS encoding RNA polymerase sigma factor yields the protein MIDATPQEDAQLDGRLIEQWKAGDQRAATAIVERHAEALARFAGRLGVSDDVDELVQDTFIRAFSAINTFRSESSLRTWLFTIERRLVIDRRRARARRGHDIDIDDGHAASGFDALDLLVADEAAQRVARAMARLTRMQREVFTLRVQEGRSYKEIADILGSTEGAARVHYHNAMRAVKEFLHD from the coding sequence ATGATTGACGCCACCCCGCAGGAGGATGCCCAGCTCGATGGGCGCCTCATCGAACAGTGGAAGGCAGGCGACCAGCGGGCTGCGACGGCCATCGTCGAGCGGCACGCCGAGGCGCTGGCGCGTTTCGCGGGACGGCTCGGGGTGTCGGACGACGTGGATGAGCTCGTGCAGGATACCTTCATCCGCGCCTTCTCGGCAATCAACACGTTCCGGTCCGAGAGTTCGTTGCGTACGTGGCTGTTCACGATCGAGCGGCGGCTCGTCATCGACCGCCGGCGCGCGCGGGCACGTCGCGGTCACGATATCGACATCGACGATGGGCACGCGGCAAGCGGATTCGATGCACTCGATCTGCTGGTCGCCGACGAAGCGGCGCAGCGGGTTGCTCGTGCCATGGCGCGGCTGACCCGGATGCAGCGTGAGGTGTTCACGCTCCGTGTGCAGGAAGGGCGGAGCTACAAGGAAATCGCCGACATCCTCGGATCTACCGAGGGAGCGGCGCGGGTGCATTATCACAACGCCATGCGCGCGGTGAAGGAGTTTCTCCATGACTGA
- a CDS encoding U32 family peptidase: MARSSVPELLAPAGTIDAVRAAVANGANAVYLGASMYNARDEGAQLTLDELGQACAIAHARGVRVYLTFNVLIKPHELPEALLYLGECIDRGIDAAIVQDLGVVRLIQQVYPQLEVHGSTQMTVHDVSGARVMQQLGVERVVLARENTLEDIRAIREQVPELSLETFVHGALCISYSGQCFMSGMISERSANRGSCAQSCRKDYTLTDEASGATLDRGYLISTKDLAAHDHLEEIARLGVGCLKVEGRKKKPEYVATVTKAYRGWLDGIARGESGRAPTPEEVEPLVQIFSRGNTGGMYGGRQGREYITRTQPDNRGLPIGVVTGADGAALLIDVQRPVSVGDGLGFEAPAGDSGASLGGTVAEARTLSVRAGVHRQAVLVKSGPRVTRVPEGWHVVRTTDAHLMDTARQSFASVAVPERVGVQRLDVRCFGQSGSPLKTVWRCGHIEVTVRGDVSLAQASKRSLDMTQLREQFGRLGGTPFKLGAVDISGLASGLFLPVSELNRLRQEATEQIEQQLGWARMSEEAVRSARIAECVSRVPEATVAARVPTPGRFALRAVVFDVEQAREAAAGGATEIVLDPFLRHPAPPLARVTALRDELATEGVALRLRTPSIVRPEERARLAKWFGLGLPLLTGHLGLAAEFGAAGHDVVADYAVNVFNQHTAALLFEQGVPRMVASIELTTDELGQLVAPWGGQGFDVLVYGRPEGMTIEHCVLSAAFDREPTTCRDLCVQKHTNVSLTDPAGYTFAVATDSNCRNRLLHSRPIEASEFFPALWAQGIRGFHMVFNVPGDPVRELARAHRSALDALDAGEQPDVHASRRLLNNAFTRGHFARAV, translated from the coding sequence ATGGCCCGTTCTTCCGTTCCTGAACTGCTCGCCCCTGCCGGCACCATCGATGCCGTTCGCGCTGCCGTCGCGAACGGCGCCAATGCCGTGTATCTCGGCGCGTCCATGTACAACGCGCGCGACGAGGGGGCGCAGCTCACGCTCGACGAACTGGGGCAGGCGTGCGCCATCGCGCATGCGCGCGGGGTGCGGGTGTATCTCACCTTCAACGTGCTCATCAAGCCGCACGAACTCCCCGAGGCACTGCTGTACCTCGGGGAGTGCATCGATCGTGGCATCGATGCGGCCATCGTGCAGGATCTGGGCGTGGTGCGGCTCATCCAGCAGGTGTACCCGCAGCTCGAGGTACACGGCTCCACCCAGATGACGGTGCACGACGTGTCCGGTGCGCGGGTCATGCAGCAGCTGGGTGTGGAACGCGTGGTGCTGGCGCGCGAGAACACGCTCGAGGACATTCGCGCCATTCGCGAGCAGGTGCCGGAGCTGAGCCTCGAAACGTTCGTGCATGGCGCGCTGTGCATCTCGTACTCGGGACAGTGCTTCATGTCGGGGATGATCAGCGAACGCTCGGCCAATCGCGGGTCATGCGCGCAGTCGTGCCGCAAGGATTACACGCTCACCGACGAAGCCAGCGGCGCCACGCTCGACCGCGGCTACCTCATTTCCACGAAGGATCTGGCGGCACACGATCACCTCGAGGAGATCGCGCGACTCGGGGTGGGGTGCCTCAAGGTGGAAGGGCGCAAGAAGAAGCCGGAGTACGTGGCCACGGTCACCAAGGCGTACCGTGGCTGGCTCGATGGCATCGCGCGCGGGGAGTCAGGCCGTGCTCCCACGCCGGAGGAGGTGGAGCCGCTTGTGCAGATCTTCAGCCGCGGCAACACGGGCGGCATGTACGGTGGCCGACAGGGGCGCGAGTACATCACCCGCACTCAGCCGGACAACCGCGGGTTGCCCATTGGGGTGGTCACCGGGGCGGACGGCGCGGCGCTGCTCATCGACGTACAGCGGCCTGTGTCCGTTGGTGATGGCCTGGGCTTCGAAGCGCCCGCCGGTGACAGCGGCGCCTCGCTGGGCGGGACCGTGGCCGAAGCGCGTACGCTGTCGGTGCGCGCGGGCGTGCATCGTCAGGCAGTGCTGGTGAAGAGTGGGCCGCGGGTGACGCGCGTCCCCGAGGGGTGGCATGTGGTGCGGACCACCGATGCGCACCTCATGGACACGGCGCGCCAGTCATTCGCGTCGGTCGCGGTTCCCGAGCGGGTCGGCGTGCAGCGGCTCGACGTGCGCTGCTTCGGGCAATCGGGAAGTCCGCTCAAGACGGTGTGGCGCTGCGGCCACATCGAGGTGACGGTGCGGGGTGACGTGTCGTTGGCGCAGGCGAGCAAGCGCTCACTCGACATGACGCAGCTGCGCGAGCAGTTCGGACGGTTGGGGGGCACCCCGTTCAAGCTGGGCGCCGTGGATATCAGCGGTCTGGCCAGTGGGCTCTTTCTCCCGGTGAGTGAGCTCAACCGCCTGCGGCAGGAAGCCACCGAGCAGATCGAGCAGCAGCTGGGGTGGGCGCGCATGAGCGAGGAAGCGGTGCGCAGCGCGCGCATCGCCGAGTGCGTGTCGCGTGTTCCTGAGGCCACCGTGGCCGCGCGGGTGCCAACGCCCGGCCGGTTTGCCTTGCGTGCCGTGGTGTTCGACGTGGAGCAGGCGCGCGAGGCGGCGGCCGGTGGTGCCACGGAGATCGTGCTCGATCCCTTCCTGCGTCATCCGGCGCCGCCACTGGCGCGGGTGACGGCGCTGCGCGATGAGCTGGCCACCGAGGGCGTCGCGCTGCGTTTGCGCACCCCCAGCATTGTGCGTCCCGAGGAACGTGCCCGACTGGCCAAGTGGTTCGGTCTGGGGCTGCCACTGCTCACGGGCCATCTGGGGCTTGCGGCGGAGTTCGGCGCCGCCGGGCACGATGTGGTGGCCGACTACGCCGTGAACGTGTTCAACCAGCACACGGCCGCGCTGCTCTTCGAGCAGGGGGTACCGCGTATGGTGGCGAGCATCGAGCTCACCACCGACGAGCTGGGGCAGCTGGTGGCGCCGTGGGGCGGGCAGGGCTTCGATGTGCTGGTGTACGGCCGTCCGGAGGGGATGACGATCGAGCACTGCGTGCTGAGTGCGGCCTTCGACCGCGAACCCACGACCTGTCGCGACCTGTGTGTGCAGAAGCACACCAACGTGTCGCTCACCGATCCGGCGGGCTACACTTTCGCGGTGGCTACCGACAGCAATTGCCGCAACCGGCTGCTGCACTCGCGCCCCATCGAGGCCAGCGAGTTCTTCCCGGCGCTCTGGGCGCAGGGAATTCGCGGCTTCCACATGGTGTTCAACGTGCCGGGCGATCCGGTTCGGGAGTTGGCGCGTGCCCACCGTTCGGCGCTCGACGCGCTCGACGCGGGTGAACAGCCCGACGTCCACGCATCACGCCGCCTGCTCAACAACGCCTTTACGCGCGGCCATTTTGCCCGCGCCGTCTGA
- a CDS encoding acyclic terpene utilization AtuA family protein gives MSDAAQDKVVRVASGQGFWGDWLEAPRRQVEGGPVDYLMLDYLAEVTMSIVQKQKERDPRMGYARDFIGAMESVFPAVAERGVKVIANAGGVNPMACAEAVLEAASKHGVRGKIRIGVVTGDDILDRLDTLLAEGHELKNMDTGEPLAGIRDRVLSANAYIGSTPIVEALQLGANVVVTGRSTDTALTMAPLRHEFGWAADDWHRLAAGIVAGHILECGAQCSGGNCLHEWRTIPDLANVGYPIAEARADGTFTITKHPGTGGRVSVPSVTEQLVYEMGDPHAYITPDVVADFTSIRLAADGENRVKVHGITGGPPTPFLKVSIAYRAGFKAVGSLVYAWPDAMEKAQLADRVLRERLDRLGLRFDQVLSEFVGATSTHGALAGDGRDAPEVQYRIGVRGGDRAAVERFTREIAPLVLNGPPSVTGFAGGRPKVEEIVAYWPALLDKRAVSTAVRIVE, from the coding sequence ATGTCGGACGCAGCGCAGGACAAGGTGGTTCGGGTCGCCAGTGGCCAGGGCTTCTGGGGGGACTGGCTCGAGGCGCCTCGGCGTCAGGTGGAAGGTGGTCCGGTGGACTACCTGATGCTCGACTACCTCGCCGAAGTCACGATGTCGATCGTGCAGAAGCAGAAGGAGCGCGACCCGCGCATGGGCTACGCCCGTGACTTCATCGGCGCCATGGAGAGTGTCTTCCCCGCCGTGGCCGAACGCGGCGTGAAGGTCATTGCCAACGCCGGCGGGGTGAATCCCATGGCGTGCGCCGAGGCCGTGCTCGAGGCGGCCTCGAAGCACGGGGTGCGCGGCAAGATCCGCATCGGTGTGGTCACGGGTGATGATATCCTCGACCGCCTCGACACCCTGCTTGCCGAGGGGCACGAGCTCAAGAACATGGACACCGGTGAACCGCTCGCCGGTATCCGCGATCGCGTCCTGTCCGCCAATGCCTACATCGGGTCCACGCCCATCGTGGAGGCGCTGCAGCTGGGCGCCAACGTGGTGGTGACCGGCCGCAGTACGGACACGGCACTCACCATGGCGCCGCTGCGCCACGAGTTCGGCTGGGCGGCCGACGACTGGCACCGGCTCGCGGCCGGTATTGTCGCCGGTCACATCCTGGAGTGCGGCGCCCAGTGCAGCGGCGGCAACTGCCTGCACGAGTGGCGCACCATTCCCGACCTGGCCAACGTGGGCTATCCCATCGCGGAAGCACGCGCCGACGGCACGTTCACCATCACCAAGCATCCGGGCACCGGTGGCCGCGTGAGCGTACCCAGCGTCACGGAGCAGCTCGTGTACGAGATGGGCGATCCGCACGCGTACATCACCCCCGATGTGGTGGCCGACTTCACCAGCATCCGGCTTGCGGCCGATGGCGAGAATCGCGTGAAGGTACATGGCATCACCGGCGGGCCGCCGACGCCGTTCCTCAAGGTGTCCATTGCCTACCGCGCCGGCTTCAAGGCGGTGGGGTCGCTCGTGTATGCCTGGCCCGACGCGATGGAAAAGGCGCAGCTCGCCGATCGCGTGCTGCGCGAGCGACTCGATCGGCTTGGCCTGCGCTTCGACCAGGTACTGAGCGAATTCGTGGGGGCTACCTCGACGCATGGCGCCCTCGCGGGTGACGGCCGCGATGCCCCCGAGGTGCAGTATCGCATTGGCGTGCGTGGCGGGGATCGCGCCGCCGTGGAGCGCTTCACGCGGGAGATCGCGCCCCTCGTCCTGAACGGTCCGCCGAGCGTGACCGGCTTCGCCGGCGGGCGCCCGAAGGTCGAGGAAATCGTGGCCTACTGGCCGGCGCTGCTGGACAAGCGCGCCGTTTCCACCGCTGTCCGCATCGTGGAGTGA
- a CDS encoding ATP-dependent DNA helicase RecQ, which produces MLSHLPPSYGSLADARALLAARFGYSDFRPPQIRAVEAVLSGRDALVVLPTGGGKSLCYQVPALVRGGLCVVISPLISLMKDQVEALERRAIAAAFINSTLGAAAVAERMARARDGTLSLLYLSPERLEAGNTSAQLRAIGVRLLAVDEAHCISEWGHDFRPSYRRLGQLRQALGAPQTVALTATATPEVRRDIVQQLALHAPTVVVAGFDRPNLTYRVRRVQRAPEKDTVAVELLQRETAPAIVYTPTRNAVERITAMLVRARIRATAYHAGLGHQIRQRAQDAFMEERTRVIVATSAFGMGIDKPDVRLVVHHAMPGSLEAYYQEAGRAGRDGQASRCELLHAPNDRDTHEYFLAGTHPSRRDVEQVWRTLLQRADDAGVVPLSPPALARQVPGVSERCAAAALRVLIAHHLCQVVPPRPGQVHARLLATPERITRELNGPRDFDRELLRALWRGVGPALTHGATIDLDGLPPGLGGAATLVPVLERLAAEQFVTWHRSEGGTRVSPSHRRRASPPVRWDQLERRKRTDVARLDAMEEYTFTTHCRRAYVLRYFGDREAREQCGACDRCLARSNTSAGRLHNPARRARSRPRS; this is translated from the coding sequence ATGCTCTCGCACCTCCCCCCGTCGTACGGCTCACTCGCCGACGCCCGCGCCCTGCTGGCGGCGCGTTTCGGCTATTCCGATTTCCGGCCACCACAGATCCGCGCCGTCGAGGCGGTGCTCTCGGGGCGCGACGCGCTCGTGGTGCTCCCTACCGGGGGCGGCAAGTCGCTGTGCTATCAGGTGCCGGCGCTGGTGCGCGGTGGACTCTGTGTCGTCATCAGTCCGCTCATCTCGCTCATGAAGGATCAGGTGGAGGCACTCGAGCGTCGCGCCATCGCGGCGGCCTTCATCAACAGTACGCTGGGAGCGGCCGCGGTGGCCGAACGCATGGCCCGCGCCCGCGACGGCACGCTTTCGCTGCTGTATCTGTCACCGGAGCGACTCGAAGCGGGGAACACCAGTGCGCAACTGCGTGCCATCGGCGTACGCCTGCTGGCCGTCGATGAGGCACATTGCATCAGCGAATGGGGGCACGATTTCCGCCCCAGCTACCGTCGGTTGGGGCAGCTGCGGCAGGCGCTGGGGGCGCCGCAAACCGTGGCCCTCACCGCCACGGCCACACCGGAGGTGCGCCGAGATATCGTGCAGCAGCTCGCGCTCCATGCCCCCACCGTGGTGGTGGCCGGATTCGATCGTCCCAACCTGACCTACCGCGTACGCCGTGTGCAGCGGGCGCCCGAAAAGGACACCGTGGCCGTTGAGCTGCTGCAGCGGGAAACGGCGCCGGCCATCGTCTACACCCCCACGCGCAACGCGGTCGAACGCATCACCGCCATGCTGGTGCGTGCGCGCATTCGCGCCACCGCCTATCACGCAGGACTCGGGCACCAGATTCGACAACGCGCACAGGACGCCTTCATGGAGGAGCGCACGCGTGTCATCGTGGCCACCAGCGCCTTCGGCATGGGGATCGACAAGCCCGATGTGCGGCTGGTGGTGCACCATGCCATGCCGGGCTCCCTGGAGGCATACTATCAGGAGGCCGGTCGCGCCGGCCGCGACGGCCAGGCCAGCCGCTGCGAATTGCTGCATGCCCCCAATGACCGCGATACGCACGAGTACTTCCTGGCCGGCACGCACCCGTCGCGGCGCGACGTCGAGCAGGTCTGGCGCACACTGCTGCAACGGGCCGATGACGCGGGCGTGGTGCCGCTTTCGCCGCCGGCGCTGGCCAGGCAGGTGCCCGGGGTGAGTGAACGGTGCGCCGCGGCCGCCCTGCGCGTACTAATCGCTCATCACCTGTGCCAGGTGGTGCCACCGCGCCCGGGACAGGTGCATGCACGATTGCTGGCGACGCCCGAGCGCATTACCCGTGAGCTCAACGGTCCCCGCGACTTCGACCGCGAACTGCTCCGCGCCCTGTGGCGTGGAGTGGGTCCCGCACTGACGCACGGCGCCACCATCGATCTTGACGGTTTGCCACCCGGATTGGGCGGCGCCGCCACGCTCGTCCCTGTTCTGGAGCGTCTCGCGGCGGAACAGTTTGTTACATGGCATCGCAGCGAGGGCGGCACACGAGTGTCGCCATCACACCGCCGGCGCGCCTCGCCACCTGTGCGCTGGGACCAGCTCGAGCGCCGTAAGCGCACGGATGTGGCGCGCCTCGACGCCATGGAGGAATACACCTTTACCACCCATTGCCGAAGGGCGTACGTCCTGCGCTATTTCGGGGATCGCGAGGCGCGCGAGCAATGTGGCGCCTGTGATCGCTGTCTCGCCCGCTCCAACACGTCGGCTGGTCGACTCCATAATCCAGCCAGACGTGCGCGGTCCCGCCCGCGGTCCTGA
- a CDS encoding glycerophosphodiester phosphodiesterase — MPIPTQAPASRQPALIAHRGASRAFLENTLPAFQRALDLGVDGIELDVHGTRDGVLVVHHDPTLKRPDGEVPIADLTAAEVGAFRLPGGDHVPTLAEVFALVDGRTTLYVEVKAPHVESLVADFLSAHREVPAEVHAFDHRIPVGVRARRADTPIGLLSASYPLDLPAALANSGATAWWQHAPLIDEALVATCHDAGVRLIAWTVNSAPHARQLAVWGVDALCTDVPDLIRTALTVAAPPPT, encoded by the coding sequence ATGCCAATCCCGACGCAGGCGCCCGCGAGCCGCCAGCCGGCGCTCATTGCCCACCGCGGCGCCTCCCGCGCATTCCTTGAAAATACCCTGCCCGCCTTTCAGCGGGCGCTCGATCTCGGGGTGGATGGTATTGAACTGGACGTGCACGGCACGCGCGACGGCGTGCTGGTGGTCCATCACGATCCCACCCTCAAGCGACCAGACGGCGAGGTACCCATCGCCGATCTCACGGCCGCCGAGGTGGGCGCTTTCCGGTTGCCTGGGGGCGACCATGTCCCTACGCTGGCCGAGGTGTTCGCGCTGGTTGACGGACGCACGACGCTGTACGTGGAGGTGAAGGCGCCCCACGTCGAGTCGCTTGTCGCGGACTTTCTCTCGGCCCATCGTGAGGTACCGGCGGAGGTGCACGCCTTCGACCATCGCATTCCCGTTGGTGTACGGGCGCGTCGTGCGGACACGCCTATTGGATTGCTGAGCGCGTCCTATCCGCTCGACCTGCCGGCCGCCCTCGCCAACAGCGGAGCCACGGCCTGGTGGCAACATGCCCCGCTGATCGACGAAGCGCTGGTGGCGACGTGTCACGATGCGGGTGTACGGCTCATTGCCTGGACCGTGAACAGCGCGCCCCACGCACGCCAACTGGCGGTGTGGGGCGTTGATGCCCTCTGCACCGACGTACCCGACCTGATCAGAACGGCGCTGACGGTGGCGGCTCCGCCGCCGACGTAG
- the rplU gene encoding 50S ribosomal protein L21 has protein sequence MSYAIIRTGGKQFRAEPGKTLRIPSLLGEAGTAVEFNDVLLGSDGKQIQVGVPTLSGAKVTAEIVKHGLDDKIIVFKFKRRKNYARKQGHRQKFTEVRIKDITLG, from the coding sequence ATGAGCTACGCGATCATCCGCACCGGCGGCAAGCAGTTCCGCGCCGAGCCGGGCAAGACCCTTCGGATCCCTTCGTTGCTGGGTGAAGCCGGCACGGCCGTCGAATTCAACGACGTCCTCCTTGGCTCCGACGGCAAGCAGATCCAGGTGGGTGTGCCCACGCTTTCCGGCGCCAAGGTCACGGCGGAGATCGTGAAGCACGGACTCGACGACAAGATCATCGTCTTCAAGTTCAAGCGCCGGAAGAACTACGCCCGCAAGCAGGGTCACCGGCAGAAGTTCACCGAAGTACGCATCAAGGACATCACCCTCGGCTGA
- a CDS encoding Rne/Rng family ribonuclease yields MKRELLVNATPRETRVAIIEDGQLVELLVDRPDARRMVGDVYLGKVEAVLPGIQAAFVNIGTEKSAFLHAADVVVEDAQVSDDDDEDEDAAEEQGGGGGGRRGRREVRPIQDLLKRGQDILVQITKEPISTKGPRVTAQVSLAGRFLVYMPFASKVGVSRKIDERAERQRLRSMVGEMLPDDSGGVIVRTVSEDATKETFERELNTLMNNWKRIKRKTQFLRAPAMVHRETNVTRGLVRDLFSAKVERVLVDSKQVFNEITEYLQGIAPDLVERVKLYEEPVPLFDKEGIETEIRDLFKRRCDLPSGGYIIIEQTEALVSIDVNSGRYTGKRDPEKTIFKTNTEAAREIARQLRLRDVGGIIVCDFIDMETQGNRDKVLHELRTHLGRDRARTKAFAVSDLGLVEMTRQRVRQSHYQSMTESCPTCSGTGRVFTPETIVRRTERAVRRMSAEGRKEPVVLRLHPEVALHVLEQEHDFVKRLEKLAGFPLELRDDPLLKPDEIKLVVRGAQRDVTQQYALA; encoded by the coding sequence ATGAAGCGAGAACTCCTGGTGAACGCGACGCCGCGCGAGACGCGCGTCGCCATCATCGAGGACGGCCAACTGGTGGAGCTGCTGGTCGATCGGCCCGATGCGCGTCGCATGGTAGGCGACGTCTATCTCGGCAAGGTCGAAGCCGTACTCCCGGGCATTCAGGCCGCCTTCGTGAACATCGGCACCGAGAAGTCGGCCTTCCTCCATGCAGCCGACGTGGTCGTCGAGGATGCGCAGGTCTCGGATGACGACGACGAGGACGAGGACGCCGCCGAGGAACAGGGCGGGGGAGGGGGCGGTCGCCGTGGGCGGCGCGAGGTGCGTCCCATCCAGGACCTGCTCAAGCGCGGGCAGGACATCCTCGTGCAGATCACCAAGGAACCCATCTCCACCAAGGGACCGCGCGTCACCGCCCAGGTGTCACTGGCGGGACGGTTCCTGGTGTACATGCCCTTTGCCTCGAAGGTCGGCGTCAGCCGCAAGATCGACGAGCGGGCCGAGCGGCAGCGATTGCGCAGCATGGTGGGCGAGATGCTCCCCGACGATTCAGGCGGCGTGATCGTGCGCACGGTCTCCGAGGATGCCACCAAGGAGACGTTCGAGCGTGAACTCAACACGCTCATGAACAACTGGAAGCGCATCAAGCGGAAAACGCAGTTCCTGCGCGCCCCTGCCATGGTGCACCGCGAGACCAATGTGACACGCGGTCTGGTTCGCGACCTCTTCAGCGCCAAGGTCGAGCGTGTATTGGTCGACAGCAAGCAGGTGTTCAACGAGATCACCGAATACCTGCAGGGCATCGCGCCGGATCTCGTGGAGCGGGTGAAGCTGTACGAGGAGCCGGTACCGCTCTTCGACAAGGAAGGGATCGAGACGGAGATCCGCGATCTCTTCAAGCGACGCTGCGACCTGCCAAGCGGTGGCTACATCATCATCGAGCAGACGGAAGCGCTGGTTTCCATCGATGTGAACTCGGGGCGCTACACCGGCAAGCGCGATCCAGAGAAGACCATCTTCAAGACCAACACCGAAGCCGCCCGAGAAATAGCGCGGCAGCTGCGGCTGCGCGATGTGGGCGGCATCATCGTGTGCGACTTCATCGACATGGAGACGCAGGGGAACCGCGATAAGGTGCTGCACGAGCTGCGCACGCATCTCGGTCGCGACCGCGCCCGGACCAAGGCGTTTGCCGTATCGGACCTCGGGTTGGTGGAGATGACCCGTCAGCGGGTGCGGCAAAGCCATTACCAGAGCATGACCGAGTCGTGCCCCACCTGCAGTGGTACGGGGCGCGTTTTTACCCCCGAAACCATCGTGCGCCGCACGGAACGCGCGGTCCGTCGCATGTCAGCCGAGGGGCGGAAGGAGCCCGTGGTGCTGCGCCTGCACCCCGAAGTGGCACTCCATGTTCTGGAACAGGAGCACGATTTCGTGAAGCGGCTGGAAAAGCTGGCCGGTTTTCCGCTCGAACTGCGCGACGATCCGCTCCTCAAGCCCGATGAGATCAAGCTGGTGGTGCGGGGCGCGCAGCGTGACGTGACGCAGCAGTACGCCCTAGCCTGA
- the rpmA gene encoding 50S ribosomal protein L27 → MAHKKGVGSSRNGRDSNPKYRGIKKYGGEFVTAGNIILRQCGTKWHPGANVGMGTDYTIYSLVDGVVQFAHKSKKAYKVNVVPVEFVEETVEA, encoded by the coding sequence ATGGCACATAAGAAGGGCGTCGGCTCCTCACGCAACGGCCGCGATTCCAACCCGAAGTACCGGGGAATCAAGAAGTACGGCGGTGAGTTCGTGACGGCTGGCAACATCATCCTCCGTCAGTGCGGCACCAAGTGGCATCCGGGCGCCAACGTGGGCATGGGCACCGATTACACCATCTACTCGCTCGTGGACGGCGTCGTGCAGTTCGCCCACAAGAGCAAGAAGGCGTACAAGGTGAACGTCGTCCCCGTCGAGTTCGTCGAGGAGACGGTCGAGGCCTGA
- a CDS encoding acyl-CoA dehydrogenase family protein: MDDSLYFSEQHLAVRDMVRAFARDEVAPVAAQHDEASTFPWENVKKMGELGLLGVPWSEDVGGAGFDTISFMIAIEELAKVCASHSITISAHTTLGTSPIVNFGTPAQIARYVPLLASGKVLGGFGLTEEAAGSDAGGTRTTAVKKDGYYLLNGSKRFITHAGVGEVFVVTAVTDPSKGTKGISSFILTKESVDLEQCRVLGVGHDDSLTPMPGFKAGKKEDKLGWRASDTRELLFDNVEVPAENLLGTEGLGFINFMKTLDAGRIGIAALSIGIAQGALEESLKYASVRKQFGAAIASFQGVQFQLSDIATEIEAGRHLVYHAAWLSQNGKPFGKEAAMAKLFCSELAMRATIKAIQIHGGYGYTKDYPVERFMRDAKICEIGEGTSEIQRLVIARHLLKGLVA, from the coding sequence ATGGACGACAGTCTGTATTTCTCCGAGCAGCACCTCGCCGTACGTGACATGGTGCGCGCCTTCGCCCGTGATGAAGTGGCGCCCGTGGCGGCGCAGCACGACGAAGCCTCCACGTTCCCGTGGGAGAACGTCAAGAAGATGGGAGAACTCGGACTTCTCGGTGTGCCGTGGTCCGAAGATGTCGGCGGGGCCGGTTTCGATACGATCAGCTTCATGATCGCCATTGAGGAGCTCGCCAAGGTCTGCGCGTCGCACTCCATCACCATCTCCGCCCACACCACGCTCGGCACGTCCCCCATCGTCAACTTCGGCACGCCGGCGCAGATCGCGCGCTATGTGCCGCTGCTGGCGAGCGGCAAAGTGCTCGGCGGATTCGGACTGACCGAGGAGGCGGCGGGAAGCGATGCCGGTGGAACCCGGACGACCGCGGTCAAGAAGGATGGCTACTACCTGCTGAACGGCAGCAAGCGGTTCATCACGCACGCCGGGGTAGGCGAAGTGTTCGTGGTGACGGCGGTGACCGACCCGTCGAAGGGAACCAAGGGCATCTCGAGCTTCATCCTCACCAAGGAGAGCGTGGATCTCGAGCAGTGCCGCGTGCTGGGCGTCGGCCACGACGATTCGCTGACCCCCATGCCGGGGTTCAAGGCGGGCAAGAAGGAGGACAAGCTCGGGTGGCGCGCCTCTGACACTCGCGAACTGCTCTTCGACAACGTGGAAGTGCCGGCAGAGAATCTGCTGGGTACCGAAGGGCTGGGCTTCATCAACTTCATGAAGACCCTCGATGCGGGGCGCATCGGCATCGCCGCCCTGTCGATCGGGATCGCCCAGGGCGCGCTTGAGGAGTCGCTCAAGTATGCGAGCGTGCGCAAGCAGTTCGGCGCCGCCATCGCCAGCTTTCAGGGCGTGCAGTTCCAGCTCAGCGACATAGCCACGGAAATCGAGGCCGGGCGTCACCTGGTGTATCACGCGGCGTGGTTGTCGCAGAATGGGAAGCCGTTCGGCAAGGAAGCGGCCATGGCCAAGCTGTTCTGCTCGGAGCTGGCCATGCGGGCCACGATCAAGGCCATCCAGATCCACGGCGGGTACGGCTACACCAAGGACTACCCGGTCGAGCGCTTCATGCGCGACGCGAAGATCTGCGAGATCGGTGAAGGGACGAGCGAAATTCAGCGGCTGGTCATCGCCCGGCACCTCTTGAAGGGGCTGGTGGCGTAG